In Synechococcus sp. KORDI-52, one genomic interval encodes:
- a CDS encoding putative selenate ABC transporter substrate-binding protein, which produces MSVRERRAVMATGLIAGLTLTASVSSCGAPQNDAKQTVLQIGAIPDQNPEKLNRLYGTLSEELSGKLDVPVRYVPVNNYAAAVSAFRSGSLDLVWFGGLTGVQARLQTPGARVLAQRDIDAEFTSVFIANGASGLRPFTSADQLVELKGRRLAFGSESSTSGRLMPQFFMGENGVKPEDLAGGGPGFSGSHDATIAVVQSGAYEVGALNEQVWRSNVADGRIDPGKVSVIWRTPPYVDYHWVVRPGLDERFGDGFTDKLQTALLDLSAETQNGAAILELFGAERFIPAKDEDYVMIETVGRQLGKIR; this is translated from the coding sequence ATGTCTGTACGAGAACGCAGGGCCGTGATGGCTACCGGTTTGATTGCCGGCCTCACCCTCACGGCCAGTGTTTCCAGTTGTGGCGCACCCCAGAACGACGCCAAACAGACCGTTCTGCAGATCGGTGCCATCCCCGACCAGAACCCTGAGAAACTGAATCGCCTCTACGGCACGCTGTCTGAGGAACTCAGCGGGAAGCTGGATGTTCCAGTGCGTTACGTGCCGGTGAACAACTACGCGGCGGCGGTGAGTGCCTTCCGCAGCGGCAGTCTTGATCTGGTCTGGTTCGGTGGACTCACCGGTGTGCAGGCCAGGCTGCAGACGCCTGGAGCCCGGGTGCTGGCGCAACGGGATATCGATGCCGAATTCACAAGTGTGTTCATCGCCAATGGCGCCAGTGGGTTGCGCCCCTTCACCAGTGCCGACCAACTCGTTGAGCTGAAGGGACGCCGACTGGCCTTCGGATCGGAGAGTTCCACCTCCGGCCGTCTCATGCCCCAGTTCTTCATGGGCGAAAACGGCGTAAAACCTGAGGATCTGGCGGGGGGTGGACCTGGCTTCAGCGGAAGCCACGACGCCACCATTGCGGTGGTACAAAGCGGTGCCTACGAGGTGGGCGCCTTGAATGAGCAGGTCTGGCGCAGCAATGTGGCGGACGGCCGCATTGATCCAGGCAAGGTGTCGGTGATCTGGAGGACACCGCCCTACGTGGATTACCACTGGGTTGTACGGCCCGGTCTGGATGAGCGCTTTGGGGATGGTTTCACCGACAAGCTCCAAACCGCCTTGCTGGACTTGTCGGCCGAGACACAGAACGGCGCCGCGATTCTTGAGCTGTTCGGTGCGGAACGCTTCATCCCTGCCAAAGACGAGGACTACGTGATGATCGAAACGGTGGGTCGCCAACTCGGAAAGATCCGTTGA
- the ispG gene encoding (E)-4-hydroxy-3-methylbut-2-enyl-diphosphate synthase, translating into MTALDRRYDTQIHRRVTRTVMVGDVPVGSEHPIVVQSMINEDTLDIAAAVAGIIRLAEAGSEIVRVTTPSMAHAKAMGQIRQELRQRGCTVPLVADVHHNGVKIALEVAQHVDKVRINPGLFIFDKPDPNRQEFSSEEFAAIGQRIRETFEPLVTLLRDQNKALRIGVNHGSLAERMLFTYGDTPEGMVESAMEFVRICHELDFHNILISMKASRAPVMLAAYRLMADTMDKEGFNYPLHLGVTEAGDGDYGRIKSTAGIATLLADGLGDTLRVSLTEAPEKEIPVCYSILQSLGLRKTMVEYVACPSCGRTLFNLEEVLHKVRNATSHLTGLDIAVMGCIVNGPGEMADADYGYVGKTPGVISLYRGRDEIRKVPEAEGVEALIQLIKEDGRWVDPS; encoded by the coding sequence ATGACTGCCCTGGATCGGCGCTACGACACCCAGATCCACCGCCGTGTGACCCGCACTGTGATGGTGGGTGATGTGCCCGTGGGAAGCGAGCACCCGATCGTGGTGCAGTCGATGATCAACGAGGACACCCTTGATATCGCGGCTGCTGTAGCCGGCATCATCCGCCTGGCCGAAGCCGGAAGTGAGATCGTGCGGGTGACGACGCCGTCGATGGCCCACGCCAAGGCGATGGGACAGATCCGTCAGGAGCTCCGTCAACGCGGCTGCACCGTTCCCCTTGTGGCGGATGTTCACCACAACGGCGTCAAGATCGCCCTGGAGGTTGCCCAGCACGTCGACAAAGTCCGGATCAATCCCGGCCTGTTCATTTTTGATAAGCCAGATCCGAACCGCCAGGAGTTCAGCTCCGAAGAATTTGCCGCCATCGGCCAGCGCATCCGTGAGACGTTCGAACCCTTGGTGACTCTGCTGCGGGATCAAAACAAAGCCCTTCGCATCGGTGTGAACCATGGCTCCCTGGCGGAGCGGATGCTGTTCACCTACGGCGACACGCCTGAGGGGATGGTCGAATCAGCGATGGAATTTGTGCGCATCTGCCATGAGCTTGATTTCCACAACATCCTGATCTCGATGAAGGCCTCGCGGGCTCCGGTGATGCTCGCGGCCTACCGCCTGATGGCGGACACGATGGACAAGGAAGGTTTCAACTACCCACTTCACCTTGGCGTGACCGAAGCCGGTGATGGTGATTACGGCCGGATCAAGAGCACCGCAGGCATCGCCACCCTGCTGGCCGATGGGTTGGGAGACACCTTGCGGGTTTCATTGACGGAGGCCCCTGAGAAGGAGATCCCGGTTTGTTACTCGATTCTTCAATCCCTGGGTCTGCGCAAGACCATGGTCGAGTACGTCGCCTGCCCCAGCTGCGGTCGCACCCTGTTCAATCTCGAGGAGGTGTTGCACAAGGTTCGAAACGCCACATCCCACCTCACGGGTCTGGACATCGCAGTGATGGGATGCATCGTCAATGGTCCCGGCGAAATGGCCGATGCCGATTACGGCTACGTCGGCAAAACCCCGGGCGTGATTTCGCTTTATCGCGGTCGTGATGAAATCCGCAAGGTGCCTGAAGCCGAGGGTGTTGAAGCCCTGATCCAGCTGATCAAAGAGGACGGTCGATGGGTGGACCCCTCCTGA
- a CDS encoding pyridoxal phosphate-dependent aminotransferase, producing the protein MPRPPELSDRAVALKPSLTLEISAKAKALRDSGKDICSLSAGEPDFATPPFIVEAAQRALESGFTRYGPASGDPDLRAALAHKLSVENGIPTQPEQVLVTNGGKQAIYNLFQVLLNPGDEVLVPAPFWLSYPEMAALAGASTRIIPTKAEDGFRLDLDLLDQQITPRSRLLVINSPGNPSGQVMTQAELEALAALVARHSQLMVMSDEIYEYLLADGQQHCSFAAIAEEIRGRCFTVNGFAKGWAMTGWRLGYLAGDVAVIKAASALQSQSTSNVCSFAQRGALAAIEGPRDCVRKMAISYNRRRTLLTEGLQALEGITLTHPQGAFYAFPRLPDGVPDSMEFCRQALELEGLAMVPGLAFGDDRCIRLSCAVADETINDGLMRLKRMLGSF; encoded by the coding sequence ATGCCGCGCCCGCCAGAACTTTCCGACCGGGCTGTCGCCCTGAAACCGTCTCTGACGCTGGAAATCAGCGCCAAAGCGAAAGCACTACGCGACAGCGGCAAGGACATCTGCAGCCTCAGTGCCGGTGAACCGGACTTTGCGACGCCTCCGTTCATCGTTGAAGCGGCCCAGCGCGCTCTGGAATCCGGCTTCACCCGCTATGGCCCTGCCTCAGGCGATCCCGATCTACGTGCTGCTCTGGCCCACAAACTGAGCGTCGAAAACGGGATTCCAACCCAGCCGGAGCAGGTGCTGGTGACCAACGGTGGCAAGCAAGCCATCTACAACCTGTTCCAGGTGCTGCTCAATCCCGGCGACGAAGTGTTGGTGCCAGCGCCTTTCTGGCTGAGCTATCCCGAGATGGCGGCCCTGGCCGGGGCGAGCACCAGGATCATTCCCACCAAAGCGGAGGATGGCTTTCGCCTCGACCTTGATCTGCTGGACCAGCAGATCACCCCACGCAGCCGATTGCTGGTGATCAATTCACCTGGCAATCCCAGCGGCCAGGTGATGACACAGGCCGAACTGGAGGCACTGGCCGCTCTGGTGGCCCGTCACTCCCAGCTGATGGTGATGAGCGATGAGATCTACGAGTATCTCCTGGCCGATGGTCAGCAGCACTGCAGTTTTGCGGCCATCGCCGAAGAGATCCGCGGGCGCTGCTTCACCGTGAACGGCTTTGCCAAAGGCTGGGCGATGACCGGCTGGCGCCTCGGCTATCTGGCTGGAGATGTTGCCGTGATCAAGGCCGCTTCAGCCCTGCAGAGCCAGAGCACCAGCAATGTTTGCAGCTTTGCTCAACGGGGTGCCCTGGCGGCGATCGAAGGTCCCCGAGATTGCGTGCGCAAGATGGCAATCAGCTACAACCGCCGCCGAACCCTGCTCACTGAAGGGCTCCAGGCTCTTGAGGGCATCACCTTGACGCACCCTCAAGGGGCCTTCTACGCCTTCCCCCGCTTACCGGATGGCGTGCCCGATTCGATGGAGTTCTGCCGGCAAGCTCTGGAACTGGAAGGTCTGGCCATGGTTCCAGGCCTGGCCTTCGGCGATGACCGCTGCATTCGACTATCCTGTGCCGTAGCGGATGAGACGATTAACGATGGACTGATGCGACTCAAGCGGATGCTTGGTTCCTTCTGA
- a CDS encoding S41 family peptidase produces the protein MALNQRLRSVVQSTPLLVMLGIGGVVTAMGISSPGLSLPSASGGSIRDSPKEVIDQVWQIVYRDYLDSTGTYNESAWRRLRGDLLSKSYGGTSESYEVIRGMLASLDDPYTRFLDPKQFKEMQIDTSGELMGVGIQLSLDEDTKELIVVSPIEGTPASRAGVQPKDVIVSIDGASTKGMTTEDAVKLIRGPEGTDVVLGLRRKGQVLNVPLKRARIEIHAVKAMLNTAPNGRKVGYIRLKQFNANATREMRSAIKDLESQGAEGYVLDLRSNPGGLLEASVDIARQWLNEGTIVSTRTREGIRDVRRATGSAITEKPLVVLIDQGSASASEILSGALQDNSRALLVGQKTFGKGLVQAVRGLADGSGLTVTIAKYLTPKGTDIHKNGIQPDIEAAMTEKEIKNFSIEDLGTQKDSQYRRAEGTLVKQLKRMEAGSTFQPGQANLSYALP, from the coding sequence ATGGCCCTGAATCAACGCCTTCGTTCCGTCGTTCAGTCGACTCCGTTGCTGGTGATGCTCGGCATCGGAGGTGTGGTTACAGCCATGGGTATTAGCTCCCCCGGGCTATCGCTGCCATCGGCTTCCGGCGGATCGATTCGAGACAGCCCGAAAGAAGTAATTGATCAGGTCTGGCAGATTGTCTATCGCGACTACCTGGATTCCACGGGCACGTACAACGAGTCAGCGTGGCGCCGATTGCGCGGCGATCTGCTCAGCAAGTCCTATGGGGGCACGTCCGAATCCTACGAGGTGATTCGTGGCATGTTGGCCAGTCTCGACGACCCCTACACGCGTTTCCTTGACCCGAAGCAATTCAAGGAAATGCAGATTGACACCTCTGGAGAGCTGATGGGCGTGGGGATCCAGCTCAGTCTCGACGAAGACACGAAGGAGCTGATCGTCGTCTCCCCGATTGAGGGCACCCCTGCATCCCGAGCGGGCGTTCAGCCCAAGGATGTGATCGTGTCCATTGATGGTGCATCCACCAAAGGCATGACGACAGAGGACGCCGTCAAATTGATCCGAGGTCCGGAGGGAACCGATGTGGTTCTGGGACTCAGGCGCAAGGGCCAGGTTCTCAATGTGCCGCTGAAACGGGCGCGTATTGAGATTCATGCCGTGAAGGCCATGCTCAACACGGCGCCCAACGGACGCAAGGTTGGCTACATCCGTCTCAAGCAATTTAATGCCAACGCCACCCGTGAGATGCGTTCGGCCATCAAGGATCTGGAGTCTCAGGGTGCTGAGGGTTACGTGCTCGATCTGCGCAGCAACCCTGGTGGTCTGCTTGAGGCCAGCGTCGACATCGCCCGGCAATGGTTGAACGAGGGCACCATCGTCAGCACCCGCACCCGGGAAGGAATTCGCGACGTGCGGCGTGCTACTGGCAGTGCGATCACTGAAAAACCTCTTGTTGTCCTGATCGATCAGGGATCCGCCAGTGCCAGTGAAATCCTTTCTGGTGCTCTGCAGGACAACTCCCGTGCACTGCTCGTTGGTCAGAAGACGTTTGGCAAAGGGCTTGTTCAGGCTGTGCGCGGATTGGCTGATGGATCAGGTCTGACAGTCACGATCGCCAAATATCTGACTCCGAAGGGAACAGATATTCACAAGAACGGGATTCAACCTGATATCGAAGCAGCGATGACCGAGAAAGAAATCAAGAATTTCTCAATCGAAGATCTCGGAACCCAGAAAGACAGTCAGTACAGGAGAGCTGAAGGAACCCTCGTGAAGCAACTCAAGAGGATGGAGGCTGGTTCAACATTCCAACCGGGTCAAGCCAATCTCAGCTACGCCCTCCCGTAG
- a CDS encoding ABC transporter permease produces MALRIDLKPALPLIPLLPGLSLLGVLLVLLRDGHGGGLALLHQFAAGALRPSIDPIVLGSLLNGLQITLVIAVMAWGISSVLGVGLGLLSSSTFWEILAGGRWPALVLRRCLAPLRAVHELIWGLLLLQVFGLNGWVAVCAIAIPYTVLMARVVADQVDCHVSPAIPVLKGAGATPWAVMLTGLVPPLAEPISNHVGHRLDCALRSTLILGVFGLGGLGTDLSLSLRSLQFQEMWSGLWLLAIAMVVLDRLLRMLRSWSGVLILPVAMASPWVAIGWGTQLDLQLDWPVAEWSMVVGHLIDGSVGVKAALEISWPAVIGATVWITLIAGCVATGLPPLLLLIWPSQASLRLQDVVWGTFRLIPAPLSALLLLMLAKPSLALAGLALGLHHSGVMGRVLMDDIRSTGLHSAQTMKACGATRRVSWLYGPLADVSRAYLTYATYRLDVILRDTAIIGMVGGAGLGWQLMEALSSFHWWLVLWIVLISALLTLLGESLGERLQGSWNSRAMAL; encoded by the coding sequence ATGGCTCTACGCATCGACCTGAAACCAGCCCTGCCGTTGATCCCGTTGCTGCCGGGCCTGAGCCTGCTGGGCGTTCTTCTGGTGCTGTTGCGCGATGGGCACGGAGGAGGACTTGCTCTTCTGCACCAATTCGCCGCTGGAGCCCTGCGGCCATCGATCGATCCGATCGTGCTGGGCAGCTTGCTCAACGGACTCCAGATCACCCTCGTGATCGCCGTGATGGCCTGGGGCATCAGCAGCGTTCTCGGCGTCGGTCTCGGACTCCTGAGCTCAAGCACCTTCTGGGAGATCCTGGCGGGCGGGCGTTGGCCTGCCCTGGTCTTGCGCCGTTGCCTGGCCCCCCTGCGAGCTGTTCATGAATTGATCTGGGGGCTTCTGCTGCTGCAGGTGTTCGGACTGAATGGCTGGGTTGCGGTCTGCGCTATCGCCATTCCCTACACGGTTCTGATGGCGCGGGTGGTTGCCGATCAGGTGGATTGCCACGTTTCACCGGCCATCCCCGTCCTCAAAGGAGCCGGCGCCACGCCATGGGCCGTGATGCTCACTGGGCTAGTTCCTCCGCTGGCGGAGCCGATCAGTAACCACGTCGGCCACCGCCTCGATTGTGCGCTTCGTTCAACCTTGATTCTGGGTGTGTTCGGCCTCGGAGGACTGGGGACAGACCTCAGCCTCAGCCTGCGCTCGCTTCAATTTCAGGAGATGTGGAGTGGCCTTTGGTTGCTGGCCATCGCCATGGTGGTGCTCGACCGACTGCTGCGAATGCTGCGCAGCTGGTCAGGCGTACTGATTCTTCCCGTGGCCATGGCCAGCCCATGGGTCGCCATCGGCTGGGGAACACAACTGGATCTGCAGCTGGACTGGCCAGTAGCTGAGTGGTCGATGGTGGTTGGCCACCTCATCGACGGTTCCGTTGGGGTCAAGGCTGCACTGGAGATCTCCTGGCCAGCGGTGATTGGTGCCACGGTGTGGATCACCCTGATCGCCGGTTGTGTCGCCACCGGTCTTCCACCGCTGCTGTTGCTGATCTGGCCCAGCCAGGCCAGCCTGCGTCTGCAGGACGTGGTGTGGGGGACGTTTCGACTCATCCCGGCGCCTCTCAGCGCGCTGCTGCTGCTGATGCTGGCCAAACCGAGTCTGGCCCTGGCGGGTCTGGCCCTAGGGCTACACCACAGCGGTGTGATGGGTCGGGTGCTGATGGACGACATCCGCAGCACGGGATTGCACTCCGCCCAAACCATGAAGGCCTGCGGCGCCACCCGGAGGGTGAGCTGGCTTTATGGGCCCTTAGCAGATGTGAGTCGCGCTTACCTCACCTATGCGACCTACCGATTGGATGTGATCCTGCGCGACACCGCGATCATCGGCATGGTGGGGGGAGCCGGTCTGGGCTGGCAGCTGATGGAGGCCCTCAGCTCATTTCATTGGTGGTTGGTTCTCTGGATCGTGCTGATCTCCGCGCTGCTCACGCTGCTGGGTGAGAGCCTGGGGGAACGACTTCAGGGGAGCTGGAACAGCCGGGCCATGGCCTTATGA
- a CDS encoding ATP-binding cassette domain-containing protein — translation MTALLELHQACLSQRLQPITLTLRADQRVVLLGASGAGKTTLLKLCNGALRPDAGSVHWCGRSHQQLSRRQRRQIGTLWQDLRLVEELSVIQNINSGALGRHGLFWALRNLLGSLEPTTCLALMHQVKLEADLLEQPVRELSGGQRQRVALGRLLHQQPELVLADEPLSALDPNLAEDVLNTLLLSPGCLISLHRPDLIHRFDRVLGLRDGALVIDAAPDTIHRDQLEWLYAST, via the coding sequence TTGACGGCACTGCTGGAGCTGCACCAGGCCTGCTTGAGCCAACGGCTCCAACCGATCACCCTCACCCTTCGTGCGGACCAGCGTGTGGTGTTGCTCGGTGCCAGTGGCGCCGGCAAAACCACCCTGCTGAAGCTCTGCAACGGCGCCCTAAGACCCGATGCAGGATCCGTGCACTGGTGTGGTCGCTCCCATCAGCAGCTGTCGCGGCGGCAAAGGCGCCAAATCGGCACGCTCTGGCAGGACCTGCGTCTGGTGGAGGAATTGAGCGTCATCCAGAACATCAACAGCGGTGCCCTGGGACGCCATGGTCTGTTCTGGGCGCTGCGGAACCTGCTTGGCAGCCTGGAACCGACCACCTGTCTTGCACTGATGCACCAGGTGAAACTGGAGGCCGATTTGCTTGAACAGCCCGTACGGGAGCTGTCCGGAGGGCAGCGCCAACGGGTGGCTCTGGGCCGTTTGTTGCATCAGCAGCCTGAGCTCGTGCTGGCGGACGAGCCCCTCTCCGCCCTTGATCCCAACCTCGCCGAGGACGTTCTCAACACGCTGCTTCTATCACCGGGCTGTCTGATCAGCCTGCACCGACCGGATCTGATTCACCGGTTTGACAGGGTTCTGGGGCTCCGTGATGGTGCCCTGGTGATCGATGCGGCTCCAGACACCATTCATCGGGATCAGTTGGAATGGCTCTACGCATCGACCTGA
- a CDS encoding VOC family protein, protein MQISWVLAAEDPARLASFYSELLHATVKPGVAKHHCIVEFSDGTRLEIYRPSRQRPFPIRGRALAPCLKLPPSQEPLPELQRLLNTSLQCGGLLLDEARLEPFGAEAWVHDPEGNPLLLLVPLASAGLTS, encoded by the coding sequence ATGCAGATCAGCTGGGTGTTGGCCGCAGAAGACCCTGCCAGGCTGGCGAGCTTCTACAGCGAGCTGCTTCACGCCACCGTGAAGCCTGGAGTGGCGAAGCATCACTGCATCGTTGAATTCAGCGATGGCACCCGGCTGGAGATCTACCGGCCCTCCCGCCAGCGCCCTTTTCCTATCCGGGGCCGAGCGCTGGCACCCTGCTTGAAGCTCCCCCCTTCTCAGGAGCCCCTTCCTGAACTTCAGCGGCTTCTCAACACATCGCTGCAGTGTGGCGGATTGCTTCTCGATGAGGCGCGGCTTGAGCCCTTTGGTGCCGAGGCCTGGGTCCACGACCCGGAGGGCAATCCCCTGTTGCTGCTTGTTCCCTTGGCCTCTGCTGGTTTGACGTCATGA
- a CDS encoding uracil-DNA glycosylase — MTGSTLQACSACTACDLATTRQTVVISRGNPKADLMLIGEAPGAQEDAQGIPFVGRSGRALDQLLRDVDLDPEHDIYICNAIKCRPPNNRRPKKAELAACRAWLDLQLEAVHPKVIVLTGATAVEAILGIKGGMTQLRGQWQSWNGRSVMPIFHPSYLLRNPSKAVGAPLDLTRQDLDAVRRRLCER; from the coding sequence ATGACCGGCTCCACTCTTCAGGCCTGCAGCGCCTGCACAGCCTGTGACCTTGCCACGACCCGACAAACCGTCGTGATCAGTCGCGGCAATCCAAAGGCGGATCTGATGCTGATCGGTGAAGCACCAGGGGCTCAGGAAGATGCTCAGGGAATCCCGTTTGTCGGTCGCTCCGGACGTGCCCTCGATCAATTGCTGCGCGACGTGGATCTGGATCCCGAGCATGACATCTATATCTGCAATGCGATCAAATGCCGGCCCCCCAACAACCGACGACCGAAAAAGGCTGAGTTGGCTGCCTGCCGGGCCTGGCTTGACCTGCAATTGGAGGCCGTTCATCCAAAGGTAATCGTGCTGACGGGAGCCACCGCTGTGGAGGCCATCCTTGGAATCAAGGGTGGGATGACCCAGCTTCGTGGTCAGTGGCAGAGCTGGAATGGCCGTTCTGTGATGCCGATTTTTCACCCCTCGTATCTGCTGCGCAATCCCTCCAAAGCAGTCGGCGCGCCTCTGGATCTGACAAGACAGGATCTCGACGCGGTTCGGCGCAGGCTGTGCGAACGTTGA